The following coding sequences are from one Kosakonia sp. H02 window:
- the mdtD gene encoding multidrug transporter subunit MdtD has protein sequence MTEKKARSMAGLPWIAAMAFFMQALDATILNTALPAIAQSLNRSPLAMQSAIISYTLTVAMLIPVSGWLADRFGTRRIFMLAVSLFTLGSLACALSNSLAMLVIFRIIQGVGGAMMMPVARLALLRAYPRSELLPVLNFVTMPGLVGPILGPVMGGVLVTWASWHWIFLINIPIGLAGLVYARKYMPNFTTPRRSFDMWGFLLFGLSLVLFSSGMELFGEKLVASWLAIAIIFSGIALLLAYIHHARRHPTPLISLNLFKTRTFSVGIAGNIASRLGTGCVPFLMPLMLQVGFGYPALIAGCMMAPTALGSILAKSTVTQILRWFGYRKTLVGVTLFIGVMIAQFALQTQAMAIWMLVLPLFVLGMAMSTQFTAMNTISLADLTDENASSGNSMLAVTQQLSISLGVAVSAAVLRFYEGFDSVNTIEQFHYTFITMGAVTLVSALVFMLLKAKDGRNLIKERHKKSG, from the coding sequence ATGACAGAGAAGAAAGCGCGCAGTATGGCCGGGCTGCCGTGGATTGCGGCAATGGCTTTTTTTATGCAGGCACTGGACGCCACCATTCTTAACACCGCGTTACCCGCGATCGCACAAAGCCTGAATCGCTCTCCTTTAGCGATGCAATCCGCCATAATCAGTTACACCCTGACTGTTGCAATGCTGATCCCGGTAAGCGGCTGGCTGGCAGATCGCTTCGGTACGCGCCGTATCTTTATGCTGGCGGTCAGCTTGTTTACCCTCGGCTCGCTGGCCTGCGCCCTCTCCAACTCTCTGGCGATGCTGGTTATCTTCCGCATTATTCAGGGGGTCGGCGGTGCGATGATGATGCCGGTGGCGCGTCTGGCCTTGCTACGCGCTTACCCACGCAGTGAATTACTGCCGGTATTGAACTTTGTCACCATGCCGGGGTTAGTCGGGCCGATTCTTGGCCCGGTAATGGGCGGCGTGCTGGTCACCTGGGCGAGCTGGCACTGGATTTTTCTGATTAATATCCCGATTGGCCTCGCCGGGCTGGTCTATGCCCGCAAATATATGCCGAATTTCACCACCCCACGGCGCAGCTTTGATATGTGGGGCTTTCTGTTATTTGGCCTAAGCCTGGTGCTGTTTTCCAGCGGTATGGAGCTCTTTGGTGAAAAGCTGGTTGCCAGCTGGCTTGCCATCGCCATTATCTTCAGCGGCATCGCTTTGTTACTGGCTTATATTCACCACGCGCGCCGCCATCCTACCCCGTTGATTTCCCTCAACCTGTTTAAAACGCGCACCTTTTCCGTGGGGATCGCCGGGAACATTGCCTCCAGGCTGGGCACTGGCTGTGTTCCTTTTTTAATGCCGTTAATGTTGCAGGTGGGTTTTGGCTATCCGGCATTAATTGCCGGTTGCATGATGGCTCCCACCGCGCTGGGTTCAATTTTGGCGAAATCGACCGTGACACAGATTTTGCGCTGGTTTGGCTATCGCAAAACGTTAGTCGGCGTCACGCTGTTTATTGGCGTGATGATCGCGCAGTTCGCCTTACAAACGCAGGCGATGGCGATATGGATGCTGGTATTGCCGCTTTTTGTGCTGGGGATGGCGATGTCGACGCAATTTACCGCGATGAACACCATTTCGCTGGCGGACTTAACCGATGAAAACGCCAGCAGCGGCAATAGCATGCTGGCCGTCACCCAGCAATTATCCATCAGTCTTGGCGTGGCGGTCAGTGCTGCGGTGCTGCGTTTTTATGAAGGGTTTGATAGCGTCAATACCATCGAGCAGTTCCACTACACCTTTATTACCATGGGCGCGGTTACGCTGGTCTCTGCGCTGGTATTCATGCTGTTGAAAGCAAAAGATGGTCGCAACCTGATAAAGGAGCGCCATAAAAAATCAGGCTGA
- a CDS encoding FadR/GntR family transcriptional regulator, giving the protein MSLNAQQLAAQKNISWVLAEKLAQQILKGEYSPGSILPGEMELGEKFGVSRTAVREAVKTLTAKGMVLPRPRIGTRVMPRGNWNFLDKELLSWWMREDNFQDVIQHFLVMRSSLEPQACLLAATLGSAEQKAHLNTLMEEMVSLKKEFDRERWIAVDMAWHEHIYAMSDNPFLISFASLFHSIYHTYFTSITQNEVVKLDLHQAIVDAIQESDGEVALQACQKLLNTPT; this is encoded by the coding sequence ATGTCTTTAAACGCACAACAACTTGCCGCGCAGAAAAACATCTCCTGGGTGTTAGCCGAGAAGCTGGCCCAACAGATCCTGAAAGGAGAGTACTCACCAGGCAGCATTTTGCCGGGTGAGATGGAACTGGGCGAGAAGTTTGGCGTAAGCCGCACCGCCGTCAGGGAAGCGGTAAAGACATTGACAGCAAAAGGCATGGTATTGCCCCGCCCGCGTATTGGAACACGCGTCATGCCGAGGGGAAACTGGAACTTCCTTGATAAAGAACTCCTCTCCTGGTGGATGCGCGAAGATAATTTCCAGGATGTCATTCAACACTTCCTGGTGATGCGCAGCAGCCTTGAACCACAGGCCTGCCTGCTCGCCGCCACGCTGGGCAGCGCGGAGCAAAAAGCGCATCTCAATACATTAATGGAGGAGATGGTGTCCCTGAAGAAAGAGTTTGACCGCGAACGCTGGATAGCCGTGGATATGGCATGGCATGAACATATCTATGCGATGAGCGACAACCCTTTCCTTATTTCGTTTGCCAGTCTCTTCCATTCGATTTACCACACCTACTTTACCTCTATTACTCAAAACGAAGTGGTCAAGCTCGACCTTCACCAGGCTATTGTGGACGCCATTCAGGAAAGCGACGGTGAGGTCGCGCTCCAGGCATGCCAGAAATTATTGAATACGCCGACTTAA
- a CDS encoding ogr/Delta-like zinc finger family protein, with protein MMHCPVCQEAAHARSSRYLSSETKERYHQCQNINCGCTFVTHESLARYIVRPALSPSAPPHSVR; from the coding sequence ATGATGCATTGCCCGGTATGCCAGGAAGCGGCGCACGCGCGCTCAAGCCGCTACCTCAGTTCCGAAACCAAAGAGCGCTATCACCAGTGCCAGAACATTAATTGTGGCTGCACCTTTGTCACTCACGAATCACTGGCACGCTATATTGTTCGCCCGGCGCTTTCGCCATCAGCACCGCCGCATAGCGTGCGCTAA
- a CDS encoding phage late control D family protein produces the protein MLDALTNNLAGVKTPAYTLTLISKDNDDKDITATITPRLMALTITDNRGFETDTLSLTLDDADGEIQMPMRGNKIGVAIGWQGAELAEMGTFTVDQVTHQGTPDQVSILARSVDFLGPMNSAKDGSWHDTTFGAIVEDIAKRNSLKASVAPELAAIKIAHIDQSSETDAAFLTRLAVRNGAEIAVKSDTLFFLVPGKCVRANQKVSTVTISRSEGDTHSFSIADREVYGSVIARWQDTSTPKEQTKQIKLTRKTGATGDATDYTAGSKKNVFTLPTLYASKDEATRAAKAQWNEIQRKAATFSITLAQGRTDISAETPVLVSGFKKIIDETPWVIQKVIHGIDSNGFITQLHLELKISEAEYELQG, from the coding sequence ATGCTTGACGCGCTCACCAACAACCTGGCGGGAGTGAAAACGCCCGCCTATACGCTGACGCTAATCAGCAAAGACAACGACGATAAAGACATCACCGCCACAATAACGCCGCGATTAATGGCGCTGACAATCACAGACAATCGCGGTTTTGAGACCGACACGCTGTCGCTGACGCTGGATGATGCTGACGGAGAAATCCAGATGCCGATGCGCGGTAACAAAATAGGTGTCGCTATTGGCTGGCAAGGGGCAGAGTTGGCGGAAATGGGGACATTTACCGTCGACCAGGTCACGCACCAGGGCACACCGGACCAGGTGAGTATACTCGCGCGCAGTGTCGATTTTCTCGGCCCTATGAATTCCGCAAAAGACGGGTCGTGGCATGACACAACGTTTGGCGCAATCGTAGAAGATATCGCCAAACGTAATTCGCTAAAGGCGAGCGTCGCGCCCGAGTTGGCCGCGATAAAAATTGCGCATATCGACCAGTCCAGTGAGACAGACGCAGCTTTCCTCACCCGGCTGGCGGTACGCAACGGCGCAGAAATCGCGGTGAAATCAGACACGCTGTTTTTCCTTGTGCCCGGGAAGTGCGTCCGGGCTAACCAAAAAGTGTCCACGGTGACCATTTCCCGCAGCGAAGGCGATACGCATAGCTTTAGCATTGCCGATCGCGAGGTCTACGGCAGTGTTATCGCGCGCTGGCAGGATACCAGCACGCCGAAAGAGCAGACGAAACAGATAAAGTTGACGCGCAAAACCGGCGCAACCGGGGACGCAACGGATTATACCGCGGGCTCAAAAAAGAATGTTTTTACTCTGCCAACCCTTTACGCCTCAAAAGACGAAGCCACCCGGGCGGCAAAAGCGCAGTGGAATGAGATCCAGCGTAAGGCAGCAACGTTCAGCATTACGCTGGCGCAAGGGCGCACCGATATTTCGGCAGAAACACCCGTTTTGGTTTCAGGTTTTAAAAAAATTATTGATGAGACCCCCTGGGTTATCCAGAAAGTAATCCACGGCATTGATAGCAATGGTTTTATTACTCAATTGCATCTGGAGTTGAAGATCAGCGAAGCAGAGTATGAGCTACAGGGATAA
- a CDS encoding phage tail protein: MMLALGLFVFMRQTLPFQNRNRTSAFNWKNNARVGKRAAYQYIGPGEETIDISGDLFPELTGGVLSLAAVRLMAEQGKAWPLIDGTGVIYGMYVISNVTENGTEFYSDGSPRKINFTLKLTRVDESLVAMVGNLGDQGKQLFNDATKMLGAL; the protein is encoded by the coding sequence ATGATGCTGGCACTCGGGCTTTTTGTTTTTATGCGGCAGACGCTGCCGTTCCAGAACCGAAATCGCACCTCCGCATTCAACTGGAAGAACAACGCGCGCGTCGGCAAACGTGCAGCATATCAATATATCGGGCCGGGTGAAGAGACCATCGATATCAGCGGCGATCTCTTTCCTGAACTCACCGGCGGCGTGCTGTCGCTGGCGGCGGTTCGCCTGATGGCGGAGCAAGGCAAAGCGTGGCCGCTGATCGATGGCACGGGGGTGATTTATGGCATGTATGTGATAAGCAACGTCACCGAGAACGGCACTGAGTTTTACAGCGACGGTTCACCGCGCAAAATCAACTTCACGCTGAAACTCACTCGCGTCGATGAGTCGCTGGTCGCCATGGTTGGCAATCTTGGCGATCAGGGCAAACAGTTGTTCAACGATGCCACCAAGATGCTGGGGGCCCTCTGA
- a CDS encoding phage tail tape measure protein encodes MSNSAQLEELLTAVDQATRPFKNLETASVSLSDQLKQTQTTLRRLYSQVAQIDSFTRTKNALNAVSLELKTAKESTRALASELKKIDKPTQSQTVALNKARDSVSSLTQKHNNLRQAVKNQRQALQQAGISTRTPASAKQRLQSSIKDNTGQLNAQRTSLAQENRQKRVAKLQAAQQTIQGIGGKVSTVGKTGMAIATTGFNLGKKLLQPGYEQSLNKTPTTPGTAVTTVQNSGGNLGTDLDALQAAYQSLSVDIFSTQESSLRKLVQTATGYLGQLQQWVQNNQGLVQTFGLIATVVVGVAGAIGTVASVIAPVFTGIGTLITIATSFGSVFTTVVGGIMTVLGSLTLPIIGIVALVGAAALAIYTYWEPISAFFGGVIEGIKTAFAPIAGLFEPFQPLFDGIGQAISKVGEWFGNLLSPIKSSQETLEKCGNAGTIFGQMLVDALTLPFKPLKLLIEGIDWVLEKLGVIDKQPANALPKPQTEAGAGGAVFGAVQPNTVNNYQAVKPASGHTFTDNSKTEYNVTLQGDVTPGSNNERYLQDLFRQDANNKRNNNLSQLNPSGGFA; translated from the coding sequence ATGAGTAACAGCGCACAATTAGAGGAATTGCTCACGGCTGTTGATCAGGCGACGCGCCCGTTTAAAAACCTGGAGACAGCGAGTGTGTCGCTGTCTGACCAGCTAAAACAAACGCAGACGACCCTGCGCAGACTGTACAGCCAGGTCGCGCAGATCGACAGTTTCACCCGGACGAAAAACGCCCTGAACGCCGTCAGCCTTGAGCTAAAAACAGCGAAAGAGAGTACGCGGGCGCTGGCTTCCGAGCTGAAAAAAATCGATAAGCCAACCCAGTCGCAGACAGTGGCACTGAATAAAGCCCGCGACAGCGTGAGTAGCCTTACGCAAAAACACAACAATCTGCGCCAGGCGGTGAAAAACCAGCGGCAGGCTCTGCAACAGGCAGGGATCAGTACCCGCACGCCAGCCTCGGCAAAACAGCGTCTGCAAAGCAGCATCAAAGACAATACCGGGCAACTCAACGCGCAGCGCACATCGCTGGCGCAGGAGAACCGGCAAAAGCGCGTGGCGAAACTCCAGGCTGCACAGCAGACTATTCAGGGGATCGGCGGGAAAGTCTCGACCGTTGGCAAAACCGGGATGGCCATCGCCACCACCGGCTTTAACCTCGGGAAAAAACTGCTGCAACCGGGTTATGAACAATCGCTGAATAAAACGCCGACAACGCCCGGTACGGCGGTCACGACCGTACAGAACAGCGGCGGTAATCTCGGTACCGATCTGGACGCACTGCAAGCGGCGTATCAATCCCTGAGTGTCGATATTTTCAGTACGCAGGAGTCGTCGCTGCGCAAACTGGTGCAAACCGCGACCGGTTATCTTGGTCAGTTGCAACAGTGGGTACAGAACAACCAGGGCCTGGTGCAAACCTTCGGGCTTATCGCCACCGTCGTGGTTGGCGTTGCGGGCGCAATTGGCACCGTGGCGAGCGTCATTGCGCCTGTCTTTACCGGGATCGGCACGCTTATCACCATCGCCACCTCGTTCGGCAGCGTTTTCACGACCGTCGTCGGCGGGATCATGACAGTGCTTGGCTCGCTCACGCTGCCCATTATTGGCATCGTTGCCCTTGTGGGCGCTGCTGCGCTGGCTATTTACACTTACTGGGAGCCGATTAGCGCGTTCTTTGGTGGCGTCATCGAGGGCATCAAAACGGCGTTCGCCCCGATTGCCGGATTGTTTGAACCATTCCAGCCTCTTTTCGACGGCATTGGTCAAGCAATAAGCAAAGTTGGAGAGTGGTTCGGCAATCTTCTCTCTCCCATTAAATCCAGCCAGGAAACGCTGGAGAAATGCGGTAACGCCGGGACGATTTTCGGCCAGATGCTGGTCGATGCGCTGACACTGCCGTTTAAGCCACTGAAACTGCTGATCGAAGGTATCGACTGGGTGCTCGAGAAACTCGGTGTGATCGACAAACAGCCGGCTAATGCACTCCCGAAACCGCAAACGGAAGCTGGTGCCGGTGGCGCGGTGTTTGGCGCAGTGCAGCCCAACACCGTCAACAACTACCAGGCGGTAAAACCGGCTTCCGGCCATACCTTCACCGATAACAGCAAAACGGAATACAACGTTACGTTGCAAGGCGATGTCACTCCCGGCAGTAACAACGAGCGCTATTTGCAGGATCTGTTTCGCCAGGATGCCAATAACAAGCGCAATAACAATTTATCTCAACTCAACCCGTCAGGAGGGTTCGCATAA
- a CDS encoding GpE family phage tail protein, with translation MADIAVIFHWPPSELYPLSLTELITWREKALQRSGNTYE, from the coding sequence ATGGCGGATATCGCAGTGATTTTCCACTGGCCGCCGTCAGAACTCTACCCCCTGAGCCTGACCGAACTCATCACATGGCGCGAAAAAGCGCTCCAGCGAAGCGGAAATACATATGAGTAA
- a CDS encoding phage tail assembly protein yields MSNETDNVITLQTPINRGEQVINTVTLMKPNAGALRGLSLASVANADVDALIKVLPRITSPSLTEQEVGALDLADMVALAGKVVGFLSPVSAQ; encoded by the coding sequence ATGAGCAACGAAACTGATAACGTCATTACCCTGCAAACCCCGATTAACCGCGGTGAGCAGGTTATTAACACCGTAACGCTAATGAAGCCTAACGCAGGCGCGCTGCGCGGTTTGAGCCTGGCGTCGGTGGCGAATGCCGACGTGGACGCGCTGATTAAAGTGCTGCCGCGTATTACCTCGCCGTCTCTGACCGAGCAGGAAGTGGGGGCGCTGGATCTGGCCGATATGGTGGCGCTGGCAGGCAAGGTGGTTGGTTTTTTGTCGCCAGTTTCGGCGCAGTAA
- a CDS encoding phage major tail tube protein, which translates to MAMPRKLKYMNVFLNGYSYQGIAKSITLPKLTRKLENYRGAGMNGVAPIDMGLDDDALSMEWSLGGFPDAAIWELYGATTADAVPIRFAGSYQRDDTGETVAVEVVMRGRQKEIDTGENKPGEDTESKISVVCSYFRLTMDGKELVEIDTVNMVEKVNGVDRLEQHRRNIGL; encoded by the coding sequence ATGGCAATGCCGCGAAAACTCAAATATATGAACGTGTTCCTCAATGGCTACAGCTATCAGGGGATCGCAAAATCCATCACGCTGCCGAAGCTGACCCGCAAGCTGGAAAACTACCGCGGCGCAGGCATGAACGGCGTCGCGCCCATTGATATGGGGCTCGATGACGACGCGCTGTCGATGGAGTGGTCGCTGGGCGGCTTCCCGGATGCCGCCATCTGGGAACTGTACGGCGCAACCACTGCGGATGCGGTACCGATTCGCTTTGCCGGCTCCTACCAGCGCGACGACACCGGCGAAACGGTGGCCGTTGAAGTGGTCATGCGTGGCCGCCAGAAAGAGATCGACACTGGCGAAAACAAACCGGGTGAAGATACCGAGTCGAAAATCTCCGTCGTGTGCAGCTACTTCAGGCTGACGATGGACGGCAAGGAACTGGTGGAAATCGACACCGTCAACATGGTTGAAAAAGTCAACGGCGTCGACCGTCTCGAGCAGCACCGCCGCAATATCGGCCTGTAA
- a CDS encoding phage tail sheath protein, producing MSDYHHGVQVVEINDGTRVISTVSTAIVGMVCTASDADVEMFPLNEPVLITSVQSAIAKAGKQGTLAASLQAIADQAKPVIVVVRVAEGTGDDAPAQTISNIIGTTDENGKYTGLKALLTAEAVTGVKPRILGVPGLDSLEVATALAPICQKLRAFGYVSAWGCKTISEAITYRENFSQRELMVIWPDFLAWDTAANATAIAYSTARALGLRAAIDQSTGWHKTLSNVGVNGVTGISTPVFWDLQESGTDADLLNEAGVTTLIRKDGFRFWGNRTCSDDPLFLFENYTRTAQVIADTMADAHMWAVDKPITATLIRDIIDGINAKFRELKSNGYIVDATCWFDEEANDAETLKAGKLYIDYDYTPVPPLENLTLRQRITDKYLANLVSSVNSN from the coding sequence ATGAGTGACTACCATCATGGCGTCCAGGTCGTCGAAATCAACGACGGCACACGCGTCATTTCCACTGTCTCAACCGCCATTGTCGGCATGGTATGTACCGCCAGCGATGCAGATGTTGAGATGTTCCCCCTTAATGAACCGGTACTGATTACCAGCGTCCAGAGCGCTATCGCCAAAGCGGGCAAACAAGGCACGCTGGCGGCGTCCCTGCAAGCCATTGCCGACCAGGCAAAACCGGTTATCGTTGTGGTCCGCGTCGCTGAAGGCACAGGCGATGACGCACCGGCACAAACCATTTCCAACATCATCGGCACCACCGACGAAAACGGTAAATACACCGGCCTGAAAGCGTTGCTGACCGCCGAAGCAGTAACCGGCGTTAAGCCGCGTATCCTCGGCGTACCGGGGCTGGATTCCCTTGAAGTTGCCACCGCGCTTGCGCCCATTTGCCAGAAACTGCGTGCCTTCGGTTACGTCAGCGCCTGGGGCTGCAAAACCATTTCCGAAGCTATCACGTATCGCGAGAACTTCAGTCAGCGTGAGCTGATGGTAATTTGGCCGGACTTCCTCGCCTGGGACACGGCGGCGAATGCAACGGCAATTGCTTACTCCACCGCCCGCGCACTTGGCCTGCGCGCCGCTATCGACCAGTCAACCGGTTGGCACAAAACCCTGTCTAACGTCGGCGTTAATGGCGTCACCGGCATCAGCACCCCGGTTTTCTGGGATTTGCAGGAATCCGGCACCGATGCCGATCTGCTGAACGAAGCAGGCGTCACAACGCTTATCCGCAAAGACGGCTTCCGCTTCTGGGGCAACCGCACTTGCTCGGACGATCCGCTGTTTCTGTTTGAAAACTACACCCGTACTGCGCAGGTTATCGCCGACACCATGGCTGATGCGCATATGTGGGCGGTGGATAAACCGATCACTGCAACGCTTATCCGCGACATCATCGATGGCATTAATGCGAAATTCCGCGAGCTGAAAAGCAACGGTTATATCGTGGATGCGACCTGCTGGTTCGACGAGGAAGCTAACGATGCCGAGACCCTGAAAGCCGGGAAACTGTATATCGATTACGACTATACCCCGGTGCCGCCACTGGAAAACCTGACCTTACGCCAGCGCATTACCGATAAGTACCTGGCGAACCTGGTCTCCTCGGTCAACAGCAATTAA
- a CDS encoding phage tail protein produces the protein MAMKYFAILTNQGAAKLANATALGTQLNLTHMAAGDGNGSLPTPDPAQTKLVNQKRIALLNMLSVDPNDANQIIAEQIIPENEGGFWIREIGLYDADGVLIAVANCPETYKPLLLEGSARTQTLRMALVVSSTSAVTLKIDPSVVLATRKYADELLSNHLEAANPHSQYLQIAQALKEIADAGSDAVAAALNHLGLGEGSALPVGVPVPWPTATPPVGWLQCNGAAFTAAQYPKLALAYPKLVLPDLRGQFIRGWGGVEMDPGRALLSSQSATIVGMGDPTKTSTALVTLVNNTDDNANTMRELLGGESVENLPGIGYSTGTGASMMANGAYVSMKVRPANIAFNYIVRAA, from the coding sequence ATAGCTATGAAATATTTTGCCATCCTGACCAATCAAGGAGCCGCGAAACTGGCGAACGCCACCGCGCTCGGCACGCAGCTTAACCTGACCCATATGGCCGCCGGTGACGGTAACGGCAGCCTCCCGACTCCCGATCCAGCGCAGACAAAACTGGTTAACCAGAAGCGTATTGCCCTGTTGAATATGCTGTCGGTCGATCCTAATGACGCGAATCAAATTATTGCCGAGCAGATAATCCCGGAAAACGAAGGCGGGTTCTGGATCCGTGAAATCGGCCTGTACGATGCGGATGGTGTACTGATTGCCGTCGCCAACTGCCCGGAAACCTACAAACCATTGCTGCTCGAAGGCAGCGCCCGCACGCAAACGCTGCGTATGGCGTTAGTGGTGTCATCAACCTCAGCGGTGACGCTGAAAATCGACCCGTCGGTGGTGCTGGCGACACGTAAATATGCCGACGAGTTGCTGAGCAACCACCTCGAAGCGGCCAACCCGCACAGTCAGTATTTGCAAATTGCGCAAGCCCTTAAAGAGATTGCCGATGCAGGAAGTGATGCGGTAGCTGCGGCATTAAATCATTTGGGATTAGGAGAAGGTTCAGCACTTCCGGTTGGCGTACCTGTTCCATGGCCAACAGCTACGCCGCCAGTCGGTTGGCTGCAATGTAACGGCGCGGCCTTTACCGCCGCGCAATATCCGAAACTGGCTCTGGCCTATCCCAAACTTGTTCTTCCTGACCTACGAGGGCAATTCATTCGGGGCTGGGGTGGTGTGGAAATGGATCCTGGTCGGGCGTTACTCTCTTCTCAATCTGCAACCATTGTTGGCATGGGCGATCCGACCAAAACATCAACGGCTCTCGTCACACTGGTTAATAATACGGATGACAACGCCAATACGATGCGGGAGTTATTGGGAGGCGAGAGCGTAGAAAATCTCCCGGGCATTGGATATTCGACGGGAACAGGCGCAAGTATGATGGCCAATGGAGCATATGTGTCAATGAAAGTCAGACCCGCGAACATCGCGTTTAACTACATAGTTAGGGCTGCGTAA
- a CDS encoding tail fiber assembly protein codes for MKYLWSAKNNVFFLNEMKEQYEEKGWDFSDAILIDDEIVTKFMGPQPANKIRTVGDDGFPSWGDLPSPTPEELRVAAEARKQSLVNQANEYMNGKQWPGKAAIGRLIDVELKQYEQWLDYLDALLATDTSSAPDITWPTQPE; via the coding sequence ATGAAATATTTATGGTCAGCAAAAAATAATGTTTTCTTTCTCAATGAGATGAAAGAGCAGTACGAAGAAAAAGGATGGGATTTTTCTGACGCGATCCTTATTGACGATGAAATAGTTACCAAATTCATGGGGCCGCAACCAGCGAACAAAATAAGAACCGTTGGCGATGACGGTTTTCCATCGTGGGGAGATCTCCCGTCGCCCACCCCAGAGGAATTACGGGTAGCGGCTGAAGCGCGTAAACAGAGTCTGGTTAATCAGGCAAACGAATACATGAATGGTAAGCAGTGGCCAGGAAAAGCCGCAATCGGAAGGCTCATAGATGTCGAACTGAAGCAATATGAACAGTGGCTGGATTATCTGGACGCGCTGCTCGCAACCGATACTTCTTCCGCCCCCGATATCACCTGGCCCACACAGCCAGAATAA
- a CDS encoding phage tail protein — MTTKYYAILTNQGAAKLANATALGTTLNLTQMAVGDANGVLPTPNASQTALINQTRIASLNTLSVDPDNESQIIAEQIIPENEGGFWIREIGLYDDTGVLIAVANCPETYKPLLQEGSGRTQTIRMAVVVSSTAAVTLKIDPSVVLATRKYADELMNNHLKAANPHPQYLQITQAFKEIANAGSDAVAAALKNLGLGDAAKKSVGTGAGQIPDMSSFAGVKGASWLQRHPSGLIECGGSFIVNPAAGTQKITVNYPIPFPSACVGIWFSIQTEDPSNKSCGIFERTSNLTSFIASIVTNSQNTICFRAVGY, encoded by the coding sequence ATGACCACAAAATATTATGCAATTTTGACCAATCAGGGCGCAGCGAAGCTGGCGAACGCGACCGCGCTCGGCACCACGCTCAATCTGACGCAAATGGCCGTGGGAGACGCCAACGGCGTGTTACCTACGCCGAATGCCTCGCAAACGGCCTTGATTAATCAAACACGTATCGCCTCGCTGAATACGCTGTCGGTTGATCCTGATAACGAAAGCCAAATTATTGCCGAACAGATTATCCCGGAAAACGAAGGGGGATTCTGGATACGGGAAATCGGTCTTTATGACGATACCGGCGTGTTGATTGCCGTAGCCAACTGCCCGGAAACCTATAAGCCATTGTTGCAGGAGGGCAGCGGACGTACGCAAACCATTCGCATGGCTGTGGTGGTGTCATCAACGGCAGCGGTAACACTGAAAATCGACCCTTCGGTGGTGCTGGCAACGCGTAAGTATGCGGATGAACTGATGAATAACCACCTCAAAGCTGCGAATCCACATCCGCAGTACCTGCAAATTACACAGGCTTTTAAAGAGATCGCCAACGCTGGCAGCGATGCGGTTGCCGCTGCGCTAAAAAACCTGGGACTGGGAGATGCGGCCAAAAAATCGGTGGGGACTGGCGCAGGTCAGATTCCTGATATGTCGAGTTTTGCTGGCGTCAAAGGAGCGTCGTGGCTTCAAAGACATCCGTCAGGATTAATTGAGTGTGGAGGCAGTTTTATCGTAAATCCTGCTGCGGGGACGCAGAAGATCACAGTAAATTATCCCATACCGTTCCCATCAGCATGTGTGGGTATATGGTTTTCAATCCAGACGGAGGACCCCAGCAACAAATCTTGCGGTATTTTTGAGCGTACCAGCAATTTGACGTCATTTATCGCATCGATCGTCACGAATTCACAAAATACAATTTGTTTCAGGGCCGTGGGGTATTAA